In Centroberyx gerrardi isolate f3 chromosome 7, fCenGer3.hap1.cur.20231027, whole genome shotgun sequence, the sequence TATAATTTTTGTCCAATTAACATCAAGGGGGGATGGGCAGATCACAGCGGCATAGCAACAAATGGCTACGCAATAGACTGTAAAAATTGCTAGCAACATATGGGcaacatgaaaaacacttgATTCAACCACCCGATGGTCTCACAATCCCTCCATTAAATGGTAGAAATGGTTTGACCTGTCCTGTATGAAACACGAAGCAATATAAAGTCATAGCAATAATAGATAATTTCCCATGACACGCCCAAACTGGCATTCTATTCATGAGGAAGACCCACCTTTTACTAATGATGTAAATTCTGTATAGTACACGTCAAATTAAGTAGCATCAACTAATGTAAGTGAGGACAGGGTCTTTTAAggaggaaaatgtaaaaaaataaataaaaaaaagtatggtTTTCTGAAAATACTATTGATCTTTGTTTAGTTGTTTTTCTTGTGATGATCACCTAGATCATAGTTCACCAACCTTTTTATTGACCATTACATCACTTAAGTATGACTATTTTGTTACTTTCTCATATTGTTTCTGTAGCCTACCTATGTTTGGTCTTCGGTAGACTTGAATATGATGCGCATTTTGCATATCATGTTTGCTGTAGGCTAAATTCACACATCTGTTTTCATATTCCCATATTcttatatatattgatatctatccaatttttacattatttcatattgcacatttcatatttttgtatgCCTAGatattctgcattcattctttctttgtctctgttgttattttgcacaccctaatTTCcccatacatttttatttcatgcatTCTAATTAACATGTTCTAGGGTTCAAAATTGAAATTGTGGttgcatatatttatataactcCCATttgatatattattatttagattctattttctttgctgtatgctattactatttgctgctgcaatgatccAGTTTACCAACAGAGATCTTTCTAATCTTTATCTTAGGCCTATCTtatcatagatagatagatagatagagagatagatagatagattgattgattgattgatcaacTAATGAGAGTGCCAAGCTTTGACGTGGGTGGGGAAGTAAAGGTGGGAAGTAGTTTCAAGCAGGTTTCAAGAcccccttctgtctgtctcctcctttctctgaaATCCACCGAGTTCAAGGGGAACTTGAAACAGTCTGGTTGGGCCACGCGACGAGCTGCTGCGTCAAGCCAGACAAAATTAGCCAGAATTAGCCAGAATAAGATCGGAAAACAAGCGATtgtgccttcaaaataaaagcataaacattggcacattaaaataatttgtGTGCACAAagcagggttagaccgatatttggctttcattaaaaattggataCTGGCCAGGCACTGTCATAATGCAATTTGATTTCAAATTTGTTCCAAAATGTGTCTACTATATTGGTTGTTTATGGGAAGCCCTTATCCCAAATTGTTTGTAGTGCAACAATTTCTGCATGAATACATTCTTATCAtcctcttattattattattattattattattattgttattattattactatcaattactattactatgttattaatattcatattacTATTATTGGCATGATACATATTCAGGCCCTAGTTCCTCATTTTTCTCAATCATTTTCTACATATCCCTCCTTAAATATATTCTTTCTCATCACTTTGGTAATTTGCATTACTCAAAAAATGTTGCAACAAATGTTCGCCAATAtgcgttttattttgaaatgtgttacCGGAAGTCATATTTCTTGTTGTGGCTGACTTGACCCTGGTGATAGGATCGGCGCTGTAGAAAGGAAAAAAGTCAACCAGCAGcgagagaagcagaggagaagcACAAAACGGACAGCGTTCACTTCTTCACTACTTTTTCTTTAGCGGACTCTTGCACAGATAGTTGGTCGCAAAACTCCTGATGCTACACTCTAAACAGATTTACAGCACTCTGATCTGGCTGAAGCTGTAGCCTAAAACTAAAATCACccaggaaaatgtttttttgcaaGAGTTGGTGTATTGCACTCCTGCTGCCATTGCTGATATCAGCGCAGTATCAAGGGGACAACGGAATCGCCGTCCCGGAGCATGGGTTTTGCCAGCCCATTTCAATACCACTGTGCACGGACATTGCCTACAACCAAACCATCATGCCCAATCTAGTGGGCCATTACAACCAAGAGGACGCCGGACTGGAGGTGCACCAGTTTTACCCCCTGGTGAAGGTACAGTGCTCGCCGGAGTTGAAGTTCTTCCTGTGCTCCATGTACGCTCCCGTGTGCACCGTTTTGGAGAAGGCCATCCCCCCGTGCAGGTCGATCTGCGAGAGAGCCAAGCAGGGCTGCGAGGCGCTCATGAACAAGTTTGGCTTCCAGTGGCCAGAGCGCCTCCGCTGCGAGAACTTCCCCGTCCTGGGACACGGACACATCTGCGTGGGCCAAAACGACTCCTCCGCCGCCACGGTCCCGCCCGTCCACGTGCCCGTCCCCGGGACCCCCGGTGTCCGGGTCTACTCCACAGCTGACAGGCCTTTCCGTTGCCCGTCTGTCCTCAAAGTTCCCCCCTATCTGAATTATAAGTTTCTAGGGGAGGCGGACTGTGCAGCTCCCTGCGAGCCCTCAAGGAGCGGAGGTTACATGTTTTTCACTGATGAAGAGATTCACTTTGCACGCATATGGATTCTTGTCTGGTCCGTGCTCTGCTGCGCCTCTACCTTATTCACAGTCACCACCTATTTGGTGGACATGCAGCGCTTCAAATACCCTGAGCGGcccatcatcttcctctctggttGCTACACCATGGTCTCCATAGCCTACATAGCTGGCTACTTCCTGGGGGACAAGGTGGTGTGCAATGACAGTTTCAACCCTGACGGCTACAAGACCATCGTCCAGGGCACCAAAAAGGAGGGCTGCACCATCCTCTTCATGATGCTCTACTTCTTCAGCATGGCCAGCTCCATCTGGTGGGTCATCCTGTCCCTCACCTGGTTCCTGGCGGCGGGCATGAAGTGGGGCCACGAGGCCATCGAGGCCAACTCTCAGTACTTCCACCTGGCGGCCTGGGCGGTGCCGGCCGTCAAGACCATCAGCATCCTGGCCATCGGGCAGATCGAGGGGGACGAGCTCAGCGGCGTCTGCTTCGTGGGCCTCAGCAGCCTGGACCCTCTGCGGGGCTTCGTGCTGGCCCCGCTCTTCATCTACCTCTTCATCGGGACCTCCTTCCTGCTGGCCGGCTTCGTGTCGCTGTTCCGCATCCGCACCATCATGAAGCACGACGGCACCAAGACGGAGAAGCTGGAGCGGCTGATGGTGCGGATCGGGGTGTTCAGCGTGCTCTACACCGTCCCGGCCACCATCGTCATCGCCTGCTTCTTCTACGAGCAGGCCTTCCGCCCCCACTGGGAGCGCAGCTGGGTCAGCCACAACTGCAAGGGCCTGGCCATCCCCTGCCCCATGCAGGCCGCGCCCCGCATGACCCCGGACTTCACCGTCTACATGATCAAGTACCTGATGACGCTCATAGTGGGCATCACCTCCGGCTTCTGGATCTGGTCTGGCAAGACTCTGCACTCCTGGCACAAGTTCTACACCAGGCTGACAAACAGCAAGCATGGAGAGACCACTGTGTAGAAATTAGGCCAAGCAGCGGGACTTCTTTCATATGTTGTCAGGACTGATGTGTGTATTATCCTCCCCAAGTGATAGGTAAGTAGCACAGAGTTTAGCTTAGATTCCCACAGCGTTTGTATTCGACTCAGTTGTATAGCCATACATGCATGCCAAATTGAGGGTTTGGGTGTTAGGGTTTGACAAAAGGACAAGCTGGATAAACAAGGACCGAACCTGACTGTCTGAACAAATAACAAACATGGCTACTATGGATGCCATGTGCTGAGatgctctcctccccccctctggcCCTGTTCTGAAAGCCACCATAAACTCAAGGGGAGCGAGGATCCGACAGCAAGGAACAGTGAGAGGGAATGAGCCATGCAAAGAATGGCCACTtatcgtctctctctgtcaacatGTCACGTGTAATTAAATGAAATTGTAAATAGTATttgtaaaaacatgaaattctatatttgtatttaaagaaagtaaatgtttttcttatctGCCAGTGTGCTTGCTTTACTTTTGCACTGCAAGGAGGCCATATAGGTCTAGACTCGCTCCTCCTTTATTGTTTCCAGGTAATAGATGATTGATTTGCTTGAGGACTTCAAAGAATATCTTTATTTCAGTCTGTTGTATCATATCAGGGAAGCTTTCCCAATGTTCTGTCACACCTCTTCCACAAAAGACATGCGGTGTATCTGAACAGTAATGAGTCTCACTCATCAAATAATCATAAATCAAATGCGTGATAAATCCCTAGTTAAGatgctttccccccccccacaaaaatGCAGTATTCAATGTTTTCTTAGCCTTTTCTCTATAATATGTTAACCTTTTTCCTGAAACTCTGGATAAACTATGTATTGCAGCATTGCTAGTGCGTTTTTTGAACTACTTTACTTTGTAAAAGGGCAGCCATGTTGCCTACTTGCCTTTGCCACAGTGTTGACAGTTGAGTCACACCTGAACATCTGTTACCTCAGACTGTGAGGCAACTGTGAAGAAGATTATTGGAAGTCTTCATGGAAATTATTACACACCATGTATGCAGCCTTCTGTGAGATAGAGGGAATGAGCACCTATAAAGGCAACTGTAAAGATTTAAGGCGCCTGTCCTGTTAATCACTAATCAAGCCCCCTCCCAGTGCGTTCTGAAAGTTTTCACGTCTGTATGTTTTGTCTCAGAGAAACTGGCGCCAGCCTCCTGTTAGAATGTGGTAGCAATACTGGCACAAAGATCGCTTGTGACATTTTGAGATGGAGGGTTTTATCCCCCGTCAACTTACACCAGCAGTGCCAACAAACTGTGAAGACTTTTTGTCCAGAGAAAGGGCTTGGTTAAATCAACACAATCGTCTGTGTGCTGTTCCCAGATTAGGTGTGAAAATGTTACCGTCTGCATGTTAGTGAAGGGAAAATGAGGGTGTTCAGCTTTGCTTAATGTTGTACTTTTCTGCATTCGCGGCGCACGGCGCCAAGTTGGAATCCCCCAAGCCGTGCATGGCTGAAACCAAACCTTCTCTGAGGTGATgtcatgaagtgtgtgtgtgtgttggagaaagCAGATACTCCTGCCTCAGCGCAGAGGCTCCAGGGTAGAAGCAGGCTCttgagaaacacagacacatactgtacctacattcatattgtttcattcaTCCTGCATAGATTTAGAGGGGATGTTCAGCACATATTGACTGCATCAGATTGAACTTGGTCATATTCACTGAAGAGAGCTTGTATTTGACAGCCTTCGTATCAATGGAGTTCAAATCCATACCACGACTTGTTTGAcaagctgtttgtttttcttgtatCTTTATGTGGGGTTACATAAAGATCTGGGTTGTGATAACAGACAGGTAAAGAGTGATTAAAGGTAGCAACGGATGCTGTGTTTGAGGGGGAAAAACCATAAATCTACCTGTGCCTCCTCTGTCCTGCCCCTCGACGCCCCCTCTGCCCccgccctccttccctctctccgctcAGATGAATGGGGGGAATGTGAGTGAGTCAGTGGAGCAGCGCTGGGCCTTTGCCTAGTGACAGACAGTCTCCTGTGTGCTGCTCACTTCAAAGCGCCGCTGAAACCTGACTAGCTCCTTGTAAACAGTGCCGCCTGGCCCGAAGGCCCACTTCCTGCGCTTAACTCAACTTAATGGCTGGCTTGTTTGGCTTTGCACTGAAGCAGAGAAACGAatgaagagtgagagaatgaagaGAAGCGGCATGTGGGTGGGGTGCTGGTGGTAAAGAGTGAGATTGTTTCAGGGGTTAGGGGAGGAGGGGCTTGGAGAGCGTTATGGAAAATTCAGTGTAATTTGGTCGCTTTTGTCTTTCTCCAAGGAATACaacaaagaaaggaggaaacagAGAATCTGAATGAGGAGAGACACCACTGTGATTTTGTGAATGCGTAGACTAAAAACTTGGATCTGAAACTTTCAAAGCTAAATGGAATCAGATGCCCCGATAAATTTTTCAGAGCATTTGACTTTtgccagaaaaaaacatcttttatGTGATATTCTGTCAGGAAAACCTTGATGTCTGTCTTGCATGACCCATCTGGGGAAGTTTTACACAAATTGTACCTGATGGGCTGGAGCTCTCAGCATGCAGAGGAATGTTGGAAAATGTTAGACATGTATAACTCCAACACCCCGTGCAGACAAAGCTATCACACTGTGCCCATTAACTGCACAAAAGGTGGTAGCTATCTACAGCAAATGGGTCCAATGTTTACTCCTTTTTAATGTCGGTGCCCAGTTTTTTCCGATGCAGCAAAATTGGATTTGCGGTCTCCCTTGTTGTTGATCTCAGATCAGAAATCTACTGCAGCATGCAGCCGTTTCCTGCTTGCTTGGTGGCAAGAAGGGGCAAGCCAAGGAGCGGGGGTAAGGCAGAGAGAATGCTCCCTGTGTTGATAATATGATGTCGCTCTGATTGGAAGAAGGCCTTGGCATGTCAGAGATGGATCATGTTGTTAGTCAGAAGTGCCAGTGTTCTCGCTGTAACTGTGGAGCCATTGTTCAAGCATGGGAATGTGCCATGGACTTCAAGGACGGCGCTTTTGAGCAATGTTATtgtgtaaaaatgaaattagGCCTATGAAAGGCATGAAAACAGTGGACAAAGAAAATCAGGGTTGACCAATGattgaagaaaaggaaaaaagtggaaaggagaaaagaaaaaaaaaaaaacagacgtGTAGTAGGTCTGTTACTAATCAAATCCTGGGGCGAACTCAAGGAGGACTCATGCTCTGAAGGCTAACACTAGATTAGTCATAGTCATACATTATCCTAACCATAGAAGAGTAGTTGAGATTTTCCAGAGCACATACTATATCTATCTGTCTCGCTCTCCCTTGAAATCTCAACAGGAAGTGCAATATGTTCCCTCTCCTATCATTGCTCTCAGAGGCGGCCTCcgtgagggggagggagagccGGGAGTTGGCAGGAGAGTGAAGgtttaaatgtgtgtttcagtttcagACTTTGATACAGGGCCTCCAGCCATAAATACTGGTCCCAGCAGTCAGCGCGACGACCTGTCCTAGTTTTCTCCATCTATCTTGAGTCCATTacaatcactttattcaccagGAATTTGTCTTAGTCTTGTTTAATTAGGAGCCGTTCAGAAACTTCATTGATTCTCCTGCACTGCACCACACCAGCAGATGAAACACTGACCGTAATCCATCATGCCAGCTGTAATTGAGACGACTGTGGGTTGACTTGTGATTGAGACAGAATTTACAGCAACAacttttcaaaaactttcagaAGCTCTGAAAGCTCATGACTGCATCATgttatatttattgttataaTGAAATGGATAGTTTTGTTCAAAGTCATGGTCAAATACCTGATAAACGCACACCTTTGACTGCATTAGagttcatttaaatatcaaTGCACTAACAAAAAATCACCACTCCTATCGGTAACTACGTTGTTTATCTACAGTTCAAGAACTAGACTGGTAGGCAGAAAAATAACTTTATTATTGGTTAAAATTGAAAGATTTCTTGAGGATTTTCATTCTTTGATTATTACAGTTTTATAAGTTTTATAAAAGTAATAAGCTCCTGTGGGCCCCTGTTTGACTTCTGCTTTGCATCATGCCTAACATCGTCTccagctgttctaaaatcactgtaaaccaccgCATCCCGTAGCTTATCGCTTAAGTAATCTGCTGAACGTGGGGGTTAAGTCCctgcagcagaggaaaataCAGCAGAAAGTGTGGAAGGGTCTCTGGTCCAGTCCACCTAGTTTCCTATAGGCTCACTCTCATGCCTCATGCACACCATTTGTGTGGGATTTTATTGCTCTTGAGTACACAGACCACTCAGGGGGTGGCTTTGACAGGAAAAcgaacacacaccagcacacccacccacccacccacccacccacacacacacacacacacacacacacacacacacacacagcagattggAAGAGACTGACTCTACGATGGCTGGGGGTGGGTATCGCCGCTGCTAGCCCCTCTGCTAGCCCCTCTGCTTCAGGGCGAGGGTGCACAG encodes:
- the fzd2 gene encoding frizzled-2 — encoded protein: MFFCKSWCIALLLPLLISAQYQGDNGIAVPEHGFCQPISIPLCTDIAYNQTIMPNLVGHYNQEDAGLEVHQFYPLVKVQCSPELKFFLCSMYAPVCTVLEKAIPPCRSICERAKQGCEALMNKFGFQWPERLRCENFPVLGHGHICVGQNDSSAATVPPVHVPVPGTPGVRVYSTADRPFRCPSVLKVPPYLNYKFLGEADCAAPCEPSRSGGYMFFTDEEIHFARIWILVWSVLCCASTLFTVTTYLVDMQRFKYPERPIIFLSGCYTMVSIAYIAGYFLGDKVVCNDSFNPDGYKTIVQGTKKEGCTILFMMLYFFSMASSIWWVILSLTWFLAAGMKWGHEAIEANSQYFHLAAWAVPAVKTISILAIGQIEGDELSGVCFVGLSSLDPLRGFVLAPLFIYLFIGTSFLLAGFVSLFRIRTIMKHDGTKTEKLERLMVRIGVFSVLYTVPATIVIACFFYEQAFRPHWERSWVSHNCKGLAIPCPMQAAPRMTPDFTVYMIKYLMTLIVGITSGFWIWSGKTLHSWHKFYTRLTNSKHGETTV